Proteins co-encoded in one Lynx canadensis isolate LIC74 chromosome C1, mLynCan4.pri.v2, whole genome shotgun sequence genomic window:
- the ANKMY1 gene encoding ankyrin repeat and MYND domain-containing protein 1 isoform X3 has translation MESGCPSALYYKVPDDDISENQLAGRDGQPAATDFLGTLEMLSTKRDILEAPEEEEESEGPPREQDLKEAYIQLVRGVQEWQDGCVYQGDFGLDMKLGYGEFSWPTGESYRGQFYRDHRHGLGTYQWPDGSSFTGTFYLSYREGYGTMYLKTRLFQGLYKADQRFGPGVETYPDGRQDVGLWVREHLIKLCTEVPRSFSIHNYPEYSGFLTHSPARLSLSDEEKVDWDQPEGQDPFFYDYKRFLLNDDLTLPPEMHVYSTDNSHLPVTCSFRKELDAQIFLNDIPPFAEDEEPWFIKNETPLMVKIQKQTYKYRNKKAHTSWNMGAILEGDRSGFAHHGPKEQLSEEMILRAEEGDYDWVYRILRDDLASADVADAKGYTVLAAATVHCHNDIVSLLLDSGADVNKYTDEGLTPLSMCFLLYYPSASFKPNIAERTAPKSHVSPVALRLPAPCPVYYPPVRLSTRQCASPRLAQEAPNMPVNPSLAFSFPEMAMESTCFKDLAPTPGSQEQKSIVWGSEEDRLSPGARLSQESPDLGSSPRKQDLSPWDSSSDLEKGPDGTAGSLDRCAPGSQETDFESAVCVRNFSFGLSQDLLEGSAQAHSMLKAPCFSATGFDTGTMRKMALAAVERRTRWLTIELLLHRGADPNLCRVPMQALFFAVKAGDVAGVRLLLENGARTDIQLPAELGALTPLHIAAALPGEEGVRITELLLHTVTDVDARVADEDDVYKPSKLDLLPSSLKLNNEAGPAGIYHSRPTCVPDEGGRTALHVACEREDSYKCARDIVRLLLSHRANPNVLWSGHSPLSLSIASGNDLIVKELLSHGADPNLLLTRGLGNALCVACDLTYEHQRSMDSKLALIDRLVDHGADILTPVTLTQGDKVAVGTAVDYGYFRFYQDRKIAHSPFYALTPVDREVLLARKQILEHMGFQLRRAVFAKESQWDPKVLYLSKRAQLTPYRRLKQKSTGLSKELHLEEQEPIPFFKFCYQCGRSVGVRLVPCTRCYGILTCSKACRTRAWGDSHKRDCGSLLAIVPGPEAHLEEPHLLEESQ, from the exons ATGGAAAGTGGGTGTCCCTCAGCCTTGTATTATAAAGTCCCAGATGATGACATCTCTGAAAATCAGCTGGCAGGGAGGGACGGCCAGCCTGCTGCCACTGACTTCCTGGGGACCCTGGAGATGCTCTCTACCAAAAG GGACATCCTAGAGGCcccggaggaggaagaggagtccGAGGGTCCCCCCAGGGAGCAGGACTTGAAGGAGGCCTACATCCAGCTGGTCCGAGGCGTGCAGGAGTGGCAGGACGGCTGTGTGTACCAAGGGGACTTCGGGCTGGACATGAAGCTGGGATACGGTGAATTCTCTTGGCCCACGGGCGAG TCGTACCGCGGGCAGTTTTACCGGGACCACCGCCACGGGCTGGGCACCTACCAGTGGCCCGACGGCTCCAGCTTCACTGGCACGTTTTACCTCAGCTACCGAGAGGGCTACGGCACCATGTACCTGAAGACCAGGCTCTTCCag GGGCTGTACAAAGCGGACCAACGGTTTGGGCCGGGCGTGGAGACCTACCCGGACGGCAGGCAGGACGTCGGGCTGTGGGTCCGGGAGCACCTCATCAAGCTGTGCACGGAGGTTCCCCGCAGCTTCTCCATCCACAACTACCCCGAGTACTCGGGCTTCCTCACTCACTCTCCTGCTAGACTCAGCCTCTCGGATGAGGAGAAGGTGGACTGGGACCAGCCGGAGGGACAGGACCCCTTTTTCTACGACTATAAGCGGTTTCTTCTGAACGATGACCTGACTCTGCCTCCAGAAATGCACGTTTACTCGACCGACAACAGCCACCTGCCCGTGACCTGCTCTTTCCGCAAAGAATTAGACGCCCAAATCTTCCTTAATGACATTCCTCCATTTGCTGAGGATGAAGAGCCCTGGTTTATAAAAAATGAGACCCCTCTGATGGTCAAGATCCAGAAGCAAACCTACAAATACAG GAACAAGAAGGCCCACACCAGCTGGAACATGGGTGCCATCTTGGAGGGGGACCGGAGCGGCTTTGCGCACCATGGGCCCAAGGAGCAGCTTTCCGAGGAGATGATCCTGCGGGCCGAGGAAGGGGACTACGACTGGGTCTACAGGATCCTCAGGGATGACCTCGCCAGCGCCGACGTGGCCGATGCCAAGGGCTACACTGTGCTCGCTGCGGCCACC GTTCACTGTCACAACGACATTGTCAGCCTTCTGCTGGACAGCGGGGCCGACGTGAACAAGTACACGGACGAGGGCCTCACGCCGCTCAGCATGTGCTTCCTCCTCTACTACCCGTCCGCGTCCTTTAAGCCCAACATCGCTGAGAGGACGGCGCCCAAGTCCCACGTCAGCCCCGTGGCCCTGCGGCTCCCGGCACCGTGCCCCGTCTACTACCCGCCTGTCCGTCTCTCCACCCGGCAGTGCGCCTCCCCCCGCCTTGCACAG GAAGCTCCAAATATGCCAGTAAATCCCAGCCTTGCCTTCTCATTCCCTGAAATGGCCATGGAGTCCACCTGTTTCAAGGACCTGGCGCCCACGCCAGGCAGCCAGGAGCAGAAGTCCATCGTGTGGGGCAGCGAGGAGGACCGTCTCTCCCCGGGTGCCCGGCTGTCTCAGGAGTCCCCCGACCTGGGGAGCAGCCCTCGGAAGCAGGACTTGTCACCGTGGGACAGTTCCAGTGACCTGGAGAAGGGGCCGGATGGCACGGCGGGGAGTCTGGACAGGTGCGCGCCGGGCAGCCAGGAGACGGACTTCGAGTCCGCCGTCTGTGTGCGCAACTTCTCCTTCGGGCTGTCCCAGGACCTCCTGGAGGGGAGCGCCCAGGCCCACAGCATGCTGAAGGCCCCCTGCTTCAGTGCCACCGGCTTCGACACGGGCACCATGAGGAAGATGGCACTGGCCGCGGTGGA ACGCAGAACCAGGTGGCTGACCATCGAGCTGCTGCTGCACCGAGGCGCGGACCCCAACCTGTGCCGCGTGCCCATGCAGGCCCTTTTTTTTGCCGTGAAGGCTGGGGACGTGGCCGGGGTGAGGCTGCTGCTGGAGAACGGGGCCAGGACCGACATCCAGCTCCCGGCTGAG CTGGGGGCCCTGACCCCCCTGCACATCGCAGCCGCCCTTCCCGGGGAGGAGGGCGTCAGGATAACGGAGCTGCTCCTGCACACTGTCACCGACGTGGACGCCAGGGTGGCCGACGAGGATGACGTGTACAAGCCGAGCAAG CTAGACCTGTTGCCCTCAAGCCTGAAGCTCAACAATGAAGCGGGCCCGGCCGGCATCTACCACAGCAGGCCTACGTGTGTGCCGGATGAGGGGGGCAGGACGGCCCTGCACGTGGCCTGTGAGCGTGAGGACAGCTACAAG TGTGCCAGGGACATAGTCCGGCTCCTCCTCTCCCACAGAGCGAACCCCAACGTGCTGTGGAGCGGCCACTCCCCGCTCTCCTTGTCCATCGCCAGTGGCAACGACCTG ATCGTGAAGGAGCTTCTGTCCCATGGAGCTGACCCCAACCTGCTGCTGACCAGAGGCTTGGGCAACGCCTTGTGTGTCGCCTGTGACCTCACCTATGAGCACCAGAGGAGCATGGACAGCAAGCTGGCCCTG ATCGACCGGCTCGTTGATCACGGGGCTGACATCCTGACCCCTGTGACGCTCACGCAGGGGGACAAGGTGGCTGTGGGCACGGCTGTCGATTACGGGTACTTCAGATTCTACCAG GACCGGAAGATCGCCCACTCTCCTTTCTACGCGCTGACGCCGGTGGACCGGGAGGTCCTCCTGGCCCGGAAGCAGATCTTGGAGCACATGGGCTTCCAGCTGCGCCGCGCCGTCTTCGCCAAGGAGAGCCAGTGGGACCCGAAGGTGCTGTACCTGAGCAAAAGAG
- the DUSP28 gene encoding dual specificity phosphatase 28, producing MDPGGPVRCGAPGAASPAPPPLARIAPSLFLGSARTAAAPELLERAGVSLCVNVSRQQPGPSAPGVAELRVPVFDDPAEDLLTHLEPTCAAMEAAVRAGGACLVYCKNGRSRSAAVCTAYLMRHRGLSLAQAFQAVKSARPVAEPNPGFWAQLQKYEEVLQSLSCPPGEPSGPCSRTREELQNEP from the exons ATGGACCCGGGAGGACCCGTCCGCTGCGGGGCCCCCGGGGCCGCCTCGCCCGCGCCGCCACCGTTGGCGCGCATCGCCCCGTCACTTTTCCTCGGGAGTGCGCGCACCGCGGCCGCGCCAGAGCTGCTGGAGCGCGCGGGCGTCAGCCTGTGCGTCAACGTCTCGCGTCAGCAGCCCGGCCCGAGCGCGCCCGGCGTGGCCGAGCTGCGCGTGCCCGTGTTCGACGACCCGGCCGAGGACCTGCTGACGCACCTGGAGCCCACCTGCGCCGCCATGGAGGCCGCGGTGCGCGCCGGCGGCGCCTGCCTAGTCTACTGCAAGAACGGCCGCAGCCGCTCGGCCGCCGTGTGCACCGCCTACCTCATGCGGCACCGCGGCCTCAGCCTGGCGCAGGCCTTCCAG GCGGTGAAGAGCGCCCGCCCGGTGGCCGAGCCCAACCCGGGTTTCTGGGCTCAGCTTCAGAAGTACGAGGAGGTCCTGCAGTCCCTGTCCTGCCCGCCCGGGGAGCCCTCGGGACCGTGCTCCCGAACGAGAGAAGAGCTCCAGAATGAGCCCTAG